A region of Blastocatellia bacterium DNA encodes the following proteins:
- a CDS encoding right-handed parallel beta-helix repeat-containing protein yields MQGNYIGTDVTGTLALGNSGNGILIEGAPNNTIGGTTESARNIISGNGRVGVEISSSTASGNQVRGNFIGTDVTGTADLGNFLDGVFILDASNNTIGGTTAGARNIISGNNGNGVRIFAFFGRGASGNHVQGNFIGTDVTGAADLGNSGNGILIEGAPNNMIGGTAAGAGNLIAFNGQPGVFVAGTTTTGNAIRRNSIHSNGGLGIDLEPLGGTPGVTPNDACDGDTGANNLQNFPVLVSASSSGGSTTITGTLNGVANRLFILDFFATTPCDPSGHGEGQTFLGSATVTTDSTCNASFTVTVPIALTSAQNVTATATDTTTNDTSEFSACVGVTVPPNQPPNAVDDTVWTLQRLQENREQVGCRSAFAWKRHHRATHIAAAREV; encoded by the coding sequence GTGCAAGGCAACTACATCGGCACCGATGTCACCGGTACGCTCGCTTTGGGCAACTCCGGCAACGGCATTCTAATTGAGGGCGCGCCCAACAACACGATCGGCGGCACCACCGAGAGCGCACGCAACATCATCTCGGGCAACGGTAGGGTCGGCGTGGAAATCAGTAGCAGCACGGCGAGTGGCAATCAGGTGCGAGGCAACTTCATCGGCACCGATGTCACCGGCACGGCCGACCTGGGCAATTTCCTCGATGGTGTGTTCATCCTCGACGCGTCCAACAACACGATTGGCGGGACGACCGCGGGCGCACGCAACATCATCTCGGGTAACAACGGCAACGGTGTGCGGATCTTTGCCTTCTTTGGCAGGGGTGCGAGTGGCAATCATGTGCAAGGTAACTTCATCGGCACCGATGTCACCGGTGCGGCCGACCTGGGCAACTCTGGCAACGGCATTCTGATTGAGGGTGCGCCCAACAACATGATTGGCGGGACGGCCGCCGGCGCAGGGAATCTCATCGCCTTTAACGGCCAGCCGGGCGTGTTTGTGGCTGGCACTACCACGACCGGCAATGCTATTCGCCGCAATTCGATCCACAGCAACGGCGGCTTGGGCATTGATCTTGAACCCCTGGGCGGGACGCCAGGCGTGACGCCAAATGATGCCTGCGATGGCGACACAGGGGCGAATAATCTGCAGAACTTCCCCGTGCTTGTTTCCGCCTCCTCCAGTGGCGGCAGCACAACCATCACAGGCACACTCAACGGCGTCGCCAATCGCCTTTTCATTCTCGATTTCTTTGCCACGACGCCGTGCGATCCGTCAGGTCATGGTGAAGGCCAGACGTTCCTGGGCAGCGCCACCGTCACCACCGACAGCACTTGCAATGCGAGCTTCACCGTCACCGTGCCGATTGCTCTGACCAGTGCTCAAAACGTCACCGCCACGGCCACCGATACCACGACCAATGACACGTCGGAGTTCTCCGCGTGCGTCGGCGTGACGGTGCCACCCAATCAACCACCCAACGCGGTGGATGACACAGTATGGACGCTACAGAGGTTACAGGAAAACAGAGAACAAGTCGGCTGCCGCTCTGCTTTCGCCTGGAAACGGCACCACCGTGCGACCCACATAGCAGCAGCAAGGGAAGTCTGA